The Pseudomonadota bacterium genome has a segment encoding these proteins:
- a CDS encoding cation transporter yields MTLDQNSSHLHTHSHCHHSTPENFNTAFIIGILLNSIFIVAEVIYGLHANSLALLTEAGHNASDVLGLFIAWGAILLSKRKASERFSYGLQSTSIISALLNALLLLMVTGALGWESIQRFSAPVPVSESTVITVSTIGIVVNGITALLFMPGRHKDLNIRGAFLHMASDALISFGIIISALLMLKTGWLWIDPLVSFIISIIIMLSTWSLLKDSFNLSVHATPKEINPQKVRNYLSTLKGVKEVHDLHIWAISTTKVALSAHLLTPGGHPGDDFINTLSNVLKRDFQIDHVTIQIELDDSLSKCIRRKNYHCRS; encoded by the coding sequence ATGACCTTAGATCAAAATTCCTCTCATTTACATACACATTCTCATTGCCATCACTCTACACCTGAGAATTTTAATACAGCCTTCATCATTGGTATTCTTTTAAATAGTATTTTTATTGTTGCTGAGGTTATCTATGGATTGCATGCCAATTCTTTAGCTCTTTTAACAGAAGCCGGGCATAATGCTAGTGATGTCTTAGGTCTTTTTATTGCTTGGGGAGCGATTCTGCTTTCTAAACGTAAAGCTTCTGAACGATTTAGTTATGGTCTTCAAAGTACGTCCATTATTTCAGCACTTCTGAATGCTCTCCTCTTATTAATGGTAACAGGAGCGCTTGGGTGGGAATCCATCCAACGCTTTTCAGCGCCGGTTCCAGTTTCTGAAAGCACTGTTATTACTGTTTCAACAATTGGCATCGTCGTTAATGGGATAACAGCTCTTTTATTTATGCCAGGACGTCACAAAGATTTAAATATTCGAGGAGCCTTTTTACATATGGCTTCGGATGCATTGATTTCCTTTGGAATTATTATTTCTGCACTTTTGATGCTAAAAACAGGATGGCTCTGGATTGATCCACTTGTTAGTTTTATTATTTCAATTATTATTATGCTAAGCACATGGAGTCTTTTGAAAGATTCTTTCAATCTATCTGTGCATGCTACTCCTAAAGAAATCAATCCACAAAAGGTAAGAAACTATTTAAGCACTCTTAAAGGCGTTAAAGAAGTGCATGATTTGCATATCTGGGCTATAAGCACAACCAAGGTTGCACTTTCAGCTCACCTTCTAACCCCTGGTGGACACCCGGGAGATGATTTTATCAACACACTTTCTAACGTATTGAAACGTGATTTTCAAATAGATCACGTTACCATTCAAATTGAACTTGATGATTCACTCTCTAAATGTATTCGACGTAAAAATTATCATTGTAGATCTTAA